The Trichosurus vulpecula isolate mTriVul1 chromosome 4, mTriVul1.pri, whole genome shotgun sequence genome contains a region encoding:
- the STRIT1 gene encoding sarcoplasmic/endoplasmic reticulum calcium ATPase regulator DWORF, producing MAEKESTPSNMLVPLLLLIGWIVGCVVMVYVIFS from the exons atggctgaaaaag AATCTACACCTTCAAACATGCTTGTCCCTCTCCTGCTGCTGATTGGCTGGATTGTGGGCTGTGTCGTGATGGTTTATGTGATCTTCTCTTGA